In Calditrichota bacterium, a single genomic region encodes these proteins:
- the amrS gene encoding AmmeMemoRadiSam system radical SAM enzyme: MNASGTIERPRMIEAPFQHREGKRIRCDICPKFCKLDEGGIGVCGGRQVIDGRLIATNYGQVCSLHLDPIEKKPLYHFYPGSEILSVGPNGCNLTCEWCQNWQISQNSAPTRLVMPEELADMVDALDGIGVAYTYAEPLIWYEYVLDAGRLLHERGLFNIFISNGYINAEPLRELLPVADAFNIDLKSDDDLCYSHFCGGHLGDVQRTMRMIYEAGKHLEIAHLIVTGVNDDLGKVERLAKWIGSMDSATPLHLSRYFPANRYDLPPTDLGFMNDAYEIAKAHLDYVYLGNVWEGKRQDTFCRQCGELLVKRRGYGVETPGLVKGGCRKCGADQPIVVAERARMVEA; encoded by the coding sequence TTGAACGCATCGGGAACGATAGAGCGCCCACGGATGATCGAGGCGCCGTTTCAGCATCGCGAAGGGAAGCGCATCCGCTGCGATATCTGCCCGAAGTTTTGCAAGCTCGACGAGGGAGGGATCGGCGTTTGCGGCGGACGGCAAGTCATCGACGGGCGGCTGATTGCGACCAATTACGGGCAGGTCTGTTCGCTTCATCTCGATCCAATCGAGAAGAAGCCGCTCTACCATTTCTATCCCGGCAGCGAGATACTCTCGGTCGGTCCGAATGGCTGCAACCTGACCTGCGAATGGTGCCAGAACTGGCAGATCAGTCAGAACAGCGCTCCGACAAGGTTGGTGATGCCCGAAGAACTCGCCGATATGGTGGACGCCCTCGATGGAATCGGCGTCGCCTATACTTACGCGGAACCGTTGATCTGGTATGAATACGTCCTCGACGCTGGCAGGTTACTGCACGAGCGCGGCTTGTTTAACATATTTATTTCCAACGGTTACATCAACGCCGAACCGCTTCGCGAACTTCTTCCGGTCGCCGACGCCTTCAACATCGACCTGAAATCCGATGATGACCTCTGCTACAGTCACTTCTGCGGCGGCCATCTTGGAGATGTACAGCGAACGATGAGAATGATTTACGAAGCAGGCAAGCATCTTGAAATCGCCCACTTGATTGTAACCGGCGTCAACGACGATCTCGGTAAAGTTGAACGGCTGGCAAAGTGGATCGGGTCGATGGATAGCGCGACACCGCTGCATCTGTCGCGCTATTTCCCCGCCAATCGCTATGACCTCCCGCCGACGGACCTTGGATTTATGAACGACGCTTACGAAATTGCGAAGGCGCATCTCGACTACGTCTATCTTGGAAATGTCTGGGAAGGCAAACGGCAGGATACTTTTTGTCGGCAGTGCGGCGAACTGTTAGTCAAGCGGCGCGGCTACGGAGTCGAAACTCCCGGATTAGTGAAAGGCGGCTGCCGGAAATGCGGCGCCGATCAACCGATCGTCGTCGCGGAGCGCGCGAGGATGGTAGAGGCTTAA